One Solibacillus sp. R5-41 DNA segment encodes these proteins:
- a CDS encoding DUF2768 domain-containing protein: protein MQHILQSMDPTYLLLASARGPLDTMSALDVMWVSFYSIGLLLFSVIVISAVRKWVHNTFLSFIFRLIAFGMFLVGSILMVLVIFTWPN from the coding sequence TTGCAACACATCTTGCAAAGTATGGATCCTACATATTTATTGCTCGCATCAGCTCGTGGACCTTTAGATACTATGAGTGCACTTGATGTCATGTGGGTTTCGTTTTATTCAATTGGCTTACTATTATTTTCCGTAATTGTGATTTCTGCTGTACGTAAATGGGTACATAATACTTTCTTATCATTTATTTTTCGGTTGATTGCGTTCGGGATGTTTTTAGTAGGGTCAATACTGATGGTGCTCGTAATCTTTACGTGGCCAAATTAA
- the spoIVA gene encoding stage IV sporulation protein A, with translation MFQQLAERTNGDIYIGVVGPVRVGKSTFVKKVMEGVILPNITNAEDRMRAMDELPQSSPGPVIMTSEPKFVPAQGTTVTIGESEMPFRIRLVDCVGYVIDGAKGYQDESGPKYVHTPWHNEPIAFQEAAKMGTDKVIRDHANLGIVVTTDGSVNGMSRAAAQVAEEKIIEQLTDIGKPFVLVLNSSMPTSNETINLRNALIERYDVPVIAISVDKLQPSDVAYILQEALFEFPVSQIEVEKPDWLEILDDHHELNETLSFAVEQLQDGLMKIRDVDSASAILQQIDFVEKCNVERMDPGTGIATLRVAVDGETYKRVCQQWLEKPVDTKKDWLLFIKEAAEAKQAQKRFREAIQDAREDGYGVTLPAMDEFIPSEPELIKQNNFFGVRMKATAPSYHIIRIDMEAEFSPLIGSEFHSQHLLKDLQHAYDHDRQALWETQLFGTPLHEVLTESIRYKMQVVPTSAKNRMRLMMERMVNEGEKGLITFII, from the coding sequence ATTTTTCAGCAACTCGCGGAACGAACAAATGGCGATATTTATATTGGGGTAGTGGGTCCGGTTCGAGTAGGGAAGTCAACATTTGTTAAAAAGGTCATGGAAGGCGTTATTTTACCGAATATTACAAATGCGGAAGATCGTATGCGTGCGATGGACGAGTTACCACAAAGCTCTCCTGGACCCGTTATTATGACCTCTGAACCAAAATTTGTTCCGGCTCAGGGGACAACGGTTACAATAGGAGAAAGTGAAATGCCATTCCGCATTCGACTCGTCGATTGTGTTGGATATGTCATTGATGGTGCAAAGGGTTACCAGGATGAATCTGGACCGAAATACGTTCATACGCCATGGCATAATGAACCGATTGCATTCCAAGAAGCAGCGAAAATGGGTACCGATAAAGTCATTCGAGATCATGCGAATCTTGGGATTGTCGTGACAACGGATGGTTCAGTAAATGGCATGAGTCGAGCAGCTGCACAAGTAGCCGAAGAGAAAATTATTGAGCAATTGACAGACATTGGCAAGCCTTTTGTTTTAGTTTTAAATAGCTCAATGCCAACCTCGAATGAAACGATCAATCTGCGCAATGCCCTAATTGAACGCTATGATGTGCCTGTAATTGCGATTTCAGTCGATAAGTTACAACCATCAGATGTGGCGTATATTTTACAAGAAGCGTTATTTGAGTTCCCAGTAAGTCAAATCGAGGTTGAGAAGCCGGATTGGCTAGAAATATTAGATGATCATCATGAATTAAATGAAACTTTATCATTTGCAGTGGAGCAATTGCAAGATGGATTAATGAAAATTAGAGATGTTGATTCAGCTAGTGCCATTTTACAGCAAATTGATTTTGTAGAAAAATGCAATGTCGAAAGAATGGACCCAGGAACAGGTATCGCTACGTTAAGAGTGGCGGTTGATGGGGAAACGTATAAAAGGGTTTGCCAGCAATGGTTAGAAAAGCCGGTAGACACGAAAAAAGATTGGTTATTATTTATAAAAGAAGCTGCCGAGGCAAAACAAGCTCAGAAAAGATTCCGTGAAGCGATTCAAGATGCGCGAGAGGACGGTTACGGTGTGACACTGCCAGCTATGGATGAATTTATCCCTAGTGAACCGGAATTAATTAAACAAAATAACTTTTTCGGCGTACGTATGAAGGCAACCGCGCCATCGTATCATATTATTCGTATCGATATGGAAGCGGAATTTTCACCGCTAATTGGCTCTGAATTCCATAGCCAACATTTACTGAAGGATTTACAACATGCGTATGATCATGACCGTCAGGCTTTGTGGGAAACACAATTATTCGGTACGCCATTACATGAAGTGTTAACAGAAAGCATTCGCTATAAAATGCAAGTTGTACCAACTAGTGCAAAAAATCGTATGCGCTTAATGATGGAACGAATGGTGAATGAAGGGGAAAAAGGTCTAATTACGTTCATTATTTAA